Within the Planctomycetota bacterium genome, the region TCGTCTTCGCGAGGACGAGGCGGAAGGACTCGCGGCCGGCTTTTCGCTGCCACCAGGTGTAAGCCCCCGGCCAGGGCGTCGTGCCGCGGATAAGATTGTGGACGGCGACGGCGGGCTGTTTCCAATCCACGAGGCCGTCGGTCTTCTTCAGGCGCGGGGCGATCTTAACCTGGGCCTCGTTCTGGTGGCGTCGTTCGACTTCGTCGAGCACCAGTTCGCGGACGACCTCGGTGACGAGGCGCGCGCCCAGGAGAGCGAGGCGGTCGTGCAGTTCGCCCGCGGTCTCATCGGGACCGATGGGCGTCGCACGCTGGCCGAGAATGTCGCCCGCGTCCATCCGGTCGGTAATCTCGATGACCGTCAGACCCGTCTCGGCCTCGCCACGGATGACGGCCCAATTGATGGGAGCGGCGCCGCGATACTTCGGCAGAAGCGAGGCGTGCAGGTTGATGGCGCCGTAGCGCGGGACGCCGATGAGCGAAGGGCCGATCTTCTGGCCGAACGCGATGACCAGAAGCAGGTCGGGCTCGACGGCCCGGATGCTCCGGACGGGGCCCCGGGCGTTGATGTCTTCGGGCTGAAGGAGGCGGATGCCCTGCTCGGAGGCGAAGCGCTTGACCTGGCCGGCATGGACCGTCCGCCCGCGCCCGGAGGGACGGTCGGGCTGCGTGACGACCAGGACGATCTCCTGGCCGCCCTCGACGAGGGCGCGAAGCGTGGGCAATCCGAAGGTGCCCGAACCCGCAAAGACGATTCGCATAGAACGTTCCCGAGACCGATTCTACAACGCTATCTCAACGCAGAGATCGCAGAGGTCGCAGAGGGAGGGCTGAGTAACAACGGCAAGGCAATTTTCGCCAGCGGCTCAAAAGCACGTTCTTTGCCGTTCCCCTATCTTTGCCGTTCTCTGCGTTCTCAGCGGTCTCTGCGTTTAAGAACACGGCGTAGTAGTACTAATCGGCGGCGTCGGACCCTGCGTCGGTCCCCTCG harbors:
- the fmt gene encoding methionyl-tRNA formyltransferase, with the protein product MRIVFAGSGTFGLPTLRALVEGGQEIVLVVTQPDRPSGRGRTVHAGQVKRFASEQGIRLLQPEDINARGPVRSIRAVEPDLLLVIAFGQKIGPSLIGVPRYGAINLHASLLPKYRGAAPINWAVIRGEAETGLTVIEITDRMDAGDILGQRATPIGPDETAGELHDRLALLGARLVTEVVRELVLDEVERRHQNEAQVKIAPRLKKTDGLVDWKQPAVAVHNLIRGTTPWPGAYTWWQRKAGRESFRLVLAKTKVIEGAASAGGTSLRECCAGGAGPGVVLAAGREGVDVAAACGAVRILSLTPAGKRTMSAADFVNGYGIEAGARLASAREGAS